From Virgibacillus ihumii, the proteins below share one genomic window:
- the rplT gene encoding 50S ribosomal protein L20 has protein sequence MPRVKGGTVTRRRRKRVLKLAKGYYGSKRTLFKTAKQQVMKSGQYAYRDRKQRKREFRKLWIARINAAARLNDISYSKMMHGLKVAGIEVNRKMLSDLAVNDEKGFAQLAQKAKSALK, from the coding sequence ATGCCACGTGTAAAAGGTGGAACAGTTACACGCAGACGTCGTAAACGCGTGTTAAAGCTAGCAAAAGGATATTATGGTTCGAAGAGAACGCTATTTAAAACCGCAAAACAACAAGTAATGAAATCAGGTCAATACGCATATCGTGACCGTAAACAGAGAAAACGCGAATTCCGCAAACTTTGGATTGCACGCATCAATGCTGCCGCACGTTTGAATGATATTTCATACAGTAAAATGATGCATGGATTGAAAGTTGCCGGAATTGAGGTTAACCGCAAAATGCTGTCTGATCTTGCTGTCAACGATGAAAAAGGTTTTGCACAATTGGCGCAGAAAGCAAAATCAGCACTTAAATAA
- the rpmI gene encoding 50S ribosomal protein L35, with translation MPKMKTHKGSQKRFKKTGTGKLNRGHAYTSHMFAHKSQKQKRKLRKSTVVSAGDFKRIKTMMPYK, from the coding sequence ATGCCTAAAATGAAAACTCATAAAGGTTCTCAAAAACGTTTCAAAAAAACGGGTACTGGAAAACTGAATCGCGGACATGCGTATACAAGTCACATGTTCGCTCATAAATCGCAAAAACAAAAGCGTAAACTGCGTAAATCAACAGTTGTTTCAGCAGGAGATTTCAAGCGTATCAAAACAATGATGCCATATAAATAA